CGCGGTCCGATGCCGGTGACGCCAAGCAGCCGCTCGAACGTCTCCAGCTCCTCGGCGGTGAGAAAACCGAAAAGCTGGATCGTGTCCTCGCGCACGTAGGTGAAGGTGCGCAGCGTCACCGCCTCACCGCCGGCGCCGAGACGGGCGAGCGTGCTGCCGGGCACGCTGACCTCGTAGCCGACACCGTTCACATCGACGACCACGCGGTCGCGGCCCTTCTCCTCGATCGTGCCGCGCAGCCGGGCGATGAAGGTCATGATCGATTCCTCTGACGCGAGTTAGAGCCCCGTTTCGTCCTGCAGCAGCCGTGCCCGCCGGTGGGCGTAATGGCAGAGCGCGATCGCCAGGGCGTCCGCGGCGTCGGCCGGCGAGGGCACCTGCGCCAATCCAAGCTGCAGCCGCACGACCTCCGCGATCTGCCGCTTGTCGCCGCGGCCGTAGCCCGCCACGCTCTGCTTCACCTCCGCCGGCGTGTACTGGAAGACGCGGGCGCCCTCTTCGGCCGCCGCCAGCATCGCGGCCGCCCGCGCCTCGCCGATCGCGAAGGCGGACTTCACGTTCAGGGCGACGAAGGGCGACTCCAGCGCCAGCTCGCTCGCCTGCCAGCGCAAGAGCGTTTCGCGCAGGCCCCAGTGAATCGCGCGCAGCCGCGCCTCGATCGGCGCCCGCGCATCTGTCCTGATGTGGTTGTAGTCGAGCAGGCTGGTCTGCGCGGGTGAGCACCTCAGCACGCCGTAGCCGGTGACGCGCAGGCCGGGGTCGACCCCGAGCACGACGACTTCGGCGTCGGCGTCGGAATGCGATCGTGCTGCCGAGGGCGATGCAGACACCGTGCCGCCGCTCAGGCGTTAAACGCGGCCATCGCCGCTACCGCAAACTCCGCGTTGGTGTAGACCTTCTGCACGTCGTCGTCGTTCTCGAGCTTGTCCAGCAGCTTGAGCGCCGTGGCGCTGCGCGCCTCGTCCAGGTCGACCGTGAGATCGGGCACCATCGACAGCTCGGCCGAGGCGATCTCGAAGCCGGCCTCGCTCAGGGCGCGGCGCACCGCTTCCAGCTCTTCGCGCTCGGTGTAGATCTGCACCTCGCCATCGTCGGACTGCACGTCGATCGCCCCGGCGTCGATCGCCGCCAGCTCGACCTCTTCTTCCTTGCCCGGCGCCGAGATGCTGATCACGCCGCGCGACTTGAACTGCCAGGCGACCGAGCCGGATTCGCCAAGGTTTCCGCCGCCGCGGTCAAAGATCGAGCGGATGCTGGCGGCCGTGCGGTTGCGGTTGTCGGTCATCGCCTCGACGAGGATGGCGATGCCGCCGGGGCCGTAGCCTTCATACATGACCTCCGCCAGGCTCTCGGCCTCACCCCCACCCACCGCACGTTTAATTGCACGGTCGATCGTGTCGGCGGGCATATTGGCGTCGCGGGCGCGCTGCACGGCCAGGCGCAGGCGGAAGTTGGCTGCCGGGTCGCCGCCGCCCTGCCGCGCCGCCACCGCGATTTCGCGGCCGAGCTTGGTGAAGACGGCGCCGCGCCTGGCGTCGGCCGCGCCCTTCGACCGCTTGATCTGCGACCACTTGGAGTGCCCGGACATACCCCGCCC
This genomic interval from Dehalococcoidia bacterium contains the following:
- a CDS encoding YebC/PmpR family DNA-binding transcriptional regulator; translation: MSGHSKWSQIKRSKGAADARRGAVFTKLGREIAVAARQGGGDPAANFRLRLAVQRARDANMPADTIDRAIKRAVGGGEAESLAEVMYEGYGPGGIAILVEAMTDNRNRTAASIRSIFDRGGGNLGESGSVAWQFKSRGVISISAPGKEEEVELAAIDAGAIDVQSDDGEVQIYTEREELEAVRRALSEAGFEIASAELSMVPDLTVDLDEARSATALKLLDKLENDDDVQKVYTNAEFAVAAMAAFNA
- the ruvC gene encoding crossover junction endodeoxyribonuclease RuvC, which gives rise to MSASPSAARSHSDADAEVVVLGVDPGLRVTGYGVLRCSPAQTSLLDYNHIRTDARAPIEARLRAIHWGLRETLLRWQASELALESPFVALNVKSAFAIGEARAAAMLAAAEEGARVFQYTPAEVKQSVAGYGRGDKRQIAEVVRLQLGLAQVPSPADAADALAIALCHYAHRRARLLQDETGL